GATGTCGACTCTCACATTCAAGCGCTTCGTCTCGCCGATCACCATCAGCGCCGTCGAGTTCTTGGCCGCCGCGGCGAACTCTCCTGGACGGACGTTGACCTGTAGGATCTGTCCCGAGATCGGCGCGCGCACGAGCCGCCTCTCGATGGCCACTTGCGATTCGTCTGCCTGGGCGCGGGCGTTGACGAGGTCCGCCTTCGCTTGCGTCAACTTCGCCGAGTAGATCGCTACATTGGCCTTCCTTTTTTCGAACTCTTCGGCAGCGAGCGCCCTTTTGTCGGTGATGCGTTCTACGTTCTTGAGCTGCGATCTATAGTCGCCGAGGATCGCCTCCGCCTCGGCGACCTTCGCCTCATAGGCCCCGATCGCCGACTTGCGCGCGAGCAATTGCGCTTCGATGTCGCGCCCCTCGATCTTGAACAGCGGAGCGCCGGCCGCGATCTCCTCGCCTACGCGGACATGAACCTGCTCGACGATCCCGGACACCGGCGCGCCGATCTCGATGTTACGGCTGCTCGCCTCCACCATTCCCGCGCCGGCGATATAGGATTCGAATGGGGCCGTCGCCGGCTGGGTCAGCGGCTCCGACGCATCCGGGACACGGCGCGCCGCCGTCGCCATCACAATTGCGAAGGCAAGTCCGGCGACCGAAGCGATCGGCACGACAAAGCGTAGCAGGACATTACTCGGAATCATGCAAGGAGACTTTCGCTCGGATCGTCGGCCATTGTCGCACTTCGACGGAGGCTTTTGACAATCCCATCCTCCATCTCGGCGATACGGTCCGCGTATTTGAAGATCCTGTTGTCGTGAGTGACAATGATGAGCGCCCGATCAGTCTCGAGCGCGATCTCCCGGAACATTCGAAGAAGTTCGTCTCCGGACTTCGCGTCGAGCGCGCTGGTCGGCTCATCGCAGAGGAGGATCCTCGGCTCGTGCACGAGAGCCCTGGCGATGGCGACCCGCTGCTGTTGCCCTCCCGAAAGATCCGTCGGGCGTGAGGATCCGCGGCCCCCCAGCCCGAGCCGCGCGAGGATCCGCTCTGCGGCGGCGAGCGCTTCCTCGCGGGGGCGTCGATTCAAGAGCAGCGGGATTGCGACGTTCTCGGCGACGGAAAGGCTCGCGATCAGATTGTAGGACTGGAACACGAAACCGATGTCCTCGCGCCTCAACCGCGCCTTCTCCGCGGGGGAAAGCAAAGCGAGATCGCGGCCCAAGACGACGCATTCGCCCGCGTCGGAATCGATGACGGAAGCGATGATCGAGAGGAGAGTCGTCTTTCCGCAGCCAGAAGGGCCAACGAGCATGAAGAGTTCGCCGAAACGGACATCGAGATCGACTCCACGGAGGGCGGCGATTCGTCCTTCCCCCTCTCCGAAATATTTGATGAGGTCGCGGCAGCGGACAGCGATCGGCTGATCAGAAGCAGCGTTCATTTCAGCCTCGAAAAACGGTTGCCGGCTCGAGGCGAAGCACGGGCCGAGCGCTGAGAAGCGCCGCCAAAAGGCTGACGGTTATGATCGCGGCGCCGCTCGCAGAAACGATCCAGTTGTTGATCTCGAAGGCGAACCGCGAGTCCTGGATGAAGGTCCCGAAGAAAGTGACTGCGCCGATGCCGAGTCCGAAGCCGATCACTCCCGCAGTGAGAGACTGTAACGCGATCATTCCGAGGAGCAGGCGATTGCTGGCTCCCATCGCCTTCAAAACGCCGAAATATCTCAGGTGGTCGAGGGTGAAATTGTAGAAGGTCTGTCCCGCGATGCCGCCGCCGATGAGGAAGGCGATGGCGGCGGATATCGCGAAATTGATGAAGATGCCCGTGCGAAACAGGAAATAACGCGTGCTGAGGCTGCGGAACTCCTCGCTCGTATATGCGGCGAGTCCCGTGCGCTTGCGAATTTCCGCAACGACCCTTTGCGCATCCTCCGGCTTCTTCAGCTTCACGAGAACGAAAGACAAAAGTTTGCGTTCGGAGGACTGAAAGATCTTCACACGCGAGTAGGTCGTGTAGATGATCGGCTGTGATTGAAAAGACGGCGTCGCCTGATGAAGACCGACGATGCTGGCTCTGTTGTCGTTCAACTCCAGCGTGGAGCCGACGCCGAAGGGCGGACGCTGCTCGCCTGTCGCGGTTTGCGCAAGTCTTCCATAGGCACTCGCTTCGTCTACCAGAACGCCGTCGCTGATGCGCAGATCGGCGAGGCGGCCTGCCGATATTTTCGCGGGACCGCCGATCAGCGTCACGTCGTCGATGCCGACGAGCTGGCAAGCGATGAAATTGCCGTCGGGCAGCCGAGCCTTGATCGAACCTCTATAGAACGGAACGGCCCAGGCGACGCCGCTGACGCCCTTGACCAGATACAGTTGCGTGTCTGGAAGAGGCTTGGGATCGTCGACATTTTCCACATTCGCGTCCATGACCCACAAATCCACTACTGGAAGTTCCGTGATGACCGCTGTCGTTCGTGAGAGGATGCCGAAAAAAATCGCAGGCTGCTGCGCCATCATGAACGCCGTGAAGGACAGGGCTGCGATGATGCCGAGATATTTGCCTCGCTCGTTGACGAGCATGATCAGTGCAAGTCGATACATGAAACGTCTCGAGAACTCTTCTTCAGGATCGACATGCGTCGCCGCCGTGCGGATATTTCACGATTGAATCACGTGTGGATTCAAAGCGAAGGCGGCGGCGTCGCCATTCATGGACATCACACTTCGAGATTTGCTGTCGAGTCAGGCGAAGGACGCGAGGCCGCGCCCTCCGCCATCGGGACAGATCAGAAGCTCTTCGGTAGAGGCGCGAACGGATCGAAGCGATAGTCGAGACCGGCTCTGATCACATGGAAAGCTTGGTCGCCGTGTCGATGCGGCCCGAAACTGGCTTCGCCAGAAAGGTCGACATAAAGGTATTCCACCTTTGCCGACCAATTCGAGGCGAAAGCCCATTCAACGCCGCCACCGCTGGTCCAGCCGGTTTGCGCGCCACTGCTTCCACCATAGGCGAAGCCTCCGGTTCCATAGACGAGCAACGCGGGATTGATCACCGTCGTACCCACGCGTCCGCGAACCGTCCCGAACCAATCCACGCCTCGCGACCCGACTCCTCCGGGAGGCGATCCAAACGGAGGCGATCCGGCGTCGCCTCCCACGCTCGATCCCTGAATATCCGTTTCGAGACCGACAACGAATGTGGGGAGGAACTGATAGTTGTAACCAATCTGACCGCCGCCGATGACGCCACCAGTTCCCCTACTCGCCGGTGCTCCCCCTCCCACATTTGCGCCGATATAGAATCCGCTCCAAGTCAGAACCGGCGGAATCGAGTACGCCGGAGCAAGTGTATGGGAAGGCAAATCCGCTGCCCTCGCGCCGCCGCAAATTGCGCCGAACGCAACAAGCATGGAAAAAGTTCTCCTCATTTTCTTCCTCTTTGGTCATGTCGTGTAGATGGAGCGAGCGCAATCGAAATGCTGGCATCGATGCTCACCATCCCTTCAAACATCGAGTAATGCCTCGGCAAGATCAGGGCCGATCAGTCTCAATTTGTTTCTGAGTGTCATTCTCGGTCCTTTGCTGTCGCAAAGAAACGCCGCGCGCCCGAGGCCGCCGCGATTGACCTTCCGAAATCAGCTTGCAGGCAACCACACCGAGCCGAGCCGCGTAGCCGTCGGACGAAAATCTTTCCTGATAGAGTGCGCGCGTATCGCTCGTCCGCGGGTCGCGCGCTTCTCGAATCGAGAGCATCGCAGCCGCGAATTCCGCAGGGCTGTCCGCAACGAATACGTTCCCGAGGCGAGCGGGATCGATTCCCATTCCCCGGAACGCCTGTGATGTAGCCACCAGGGGCAACCCACTGGACAGCGCTTCCAGCGTTTTGATAGAAAGGCCGTGCCCTTCTCTCGTCGGAAGCAAGACGACTGCTGCATCTGCGTATGCCGCCTGGATATCGGCGACCCTGCCTTTGAACAGTCTGCGATGTTTCTCATAAAGTGGCCTGTCGCCACTTTTCATGCCCTCGTCGATGTCGCCAAATATCGAGATTGGCGTTTTGGTCGCGAGTGGAACGACCTCCTGAAGAAACCACCTTATGCTAAAATAATTCGCCGCGTTATTGCTCGCGACTAGTATTGCCTGATTGCCATTGGCGCAAGCCGAGACGGGCGCTACCGACGGATAGATCAGTTCATGCCGGGCGGACGGGAGAAGTCGAAAAAACGTCGCATACTCCTCCGCATTTATGTGAATGCAAACATCGGCTCGCCTCATCCATTCGAGTTCGACAGCGAGCATATCATCGTATCTAACGTATGGCGGAATGAAGAATCCCGCGCGATTCCTCAGCTCGTACTGTCGCGCTTGAATGTCATGAGTGTCGAGGACAACAGGTATACGGCGTTCCCCACGTATCCGCTCGACGAGAGGCAACACGAAAAAATGATTGGCGTGAATCAGGTCGATTGCGTCCATGCCAAGTCGGTCGGGTAGAGGCGCGCACTTCGCCAGCTCCACGAGCCAAGTAGCTTGATCGCCGTGTATCAAGGGCCACCAGCCGTCCTTCAGGAGCGTCGATTTGAAAAAGTCCGAGATTCTAGCCGACGTCTCATACTTCTCGTTAACTGCAAGGTCGTGACTATTTGCCCGATAATCATTCCAACGCGTGTCGCATCCGATAGAGGGTGTGACGGCATCCATGAGCGCGATGGAGATCACGCGCGCACCTAGGCTTCTATACGCCCTTATTTGGCTGGCTAGGACTTGATGCGTTCCGCACGAATGCCACGCAGGGTGCACGACTGCGATCGTCCTGCCCGACAGCGTCGCGAAAGTATCGGCCGTGGCCGGGTTGAATCGATGGATTGAGTACCGATCATTGACCGACAATTCGCGGGTCCTCCTTGGCCGCCACCGTCGGATTTGTTCGAGGCGTCATTCTGCTGAAAATGTTTCATCTTGTTTCGATGTCGATTTTCGGTAGGGATACTCGCGCGATAAGGCCGCCTCCGACGCGCTCGTCCAGAACAAGACGGCCGCCATGGGCTTCCACGATCGCGCGAGCGATCGCTAATCCTAGTCCAAAACCTTCCTCCGCGTGGGCAGTCGTATCGGCACATCCCCGCTCGAAAGGTTCGAGCATTGCTTCCCTTTGGTCTGACGGGATGCCGGGTCCTCGGTCACTGACTTCGACAACCGCATCTCCATCCCGTTCAAAAAGTTCGATCTCGGGATTTTCAGCGTATTTTACCGCGTTGTCGAGGAGGTTGGAGAACGCACGATCCAGATCATCTGGATTTCCTCGAACGCTGATGTGACTTCTTTCATTGTAGCGAACAATGGAACCTAGGTCGGTGAATTGGTCGACAACAGGCTGCAGCAGACTGGCCAGATCCAGCACGACCATCTCCTGTTGAGCGCCGCCCCGCAGGTAGGTAAGGCAACCACAAACCATTGCTTCCATCTGATCTAGATCGCGTACCAACTTTGCCTTCGTATCTCCAGTTTCGAGATACTCCGCTCGGAGACGCATGCGCGTGATCGGGGTGCGCAGGTCGTGACTGACGGCGGCCAACATCCGCGTTCGCTGAGCGGCCATTTCGGCGATACGCCGTTGCATTCGGTTAAATGCTCGGGTCGCCTTTCGGACTTCTTCTGGACCCGCTTCCGGTAGCTGTGCTGGGACACTGTCGAGACCGAAGCCCTCAACGACGTTGGCGAAATTGGTCAGCGGTCGCGTAAGGGATATCGCGGCCCACAAGGAGAAGACAAACAAGCTGATGGCGACGAACCCGATTGTCACCAGGGCGAAACGGTCGAAACCCGGCGTTAGAGGGAGAGTGTCGAGCACAATCCCCTGTCCGTCATGTAAAAATCCGAACGACTTCTTCTGGTCGCCTGCATCGGCTACTATGATCGTCACGCCTTCTGGAAGGCGGGATTGGAAATAAGCGGGGCGAGTCCCGGTTTGGATGGCGCGGTCCAGTTCAGTAAGCGCGAGGCGGAACCCCGGCAGATTTGCATTCAACGCCGCTGCGATCGCGAGCCTGTCTTTTGGGGAAGCGGCGTCCAATGCCGTTACGGCAGCGACGACGACAGCGGCGTCTTGGTCCCTCGGGTCCCCTGGAGCGGGTTCTGATAAGAGCAATATCGCCATCACCGCTGCGTGAAACAAACCGACGCATAGAAGGAGAAGAAGTCCTAACTGCACGTTGATATTTCGGAAAGGGCGCATTCCTACTGGACACTCACTTTCGCAGTGAACGTGTAACCGAATGAGCGTACCGTCTGGATAAGCGCGGGATCGCGGGGATCATCCTCGATTTTTTGACGAAGCCGGCTAATCAAAATGTCTACGCTCCGGTCAGTGGCCGAAGCTGCCTTCAGTTCTTCCCGTGAAAACACTTTTCCTGGGCGTCGACAGAACGTCAACAGGAGCTCGAATTCGGCGCTCGTCAGGATCACCCGGACCTCCCTCGGCCCTATCAAGCGCCGCGCCGCAATGTCCAAGACGAAGCCGGAAAAGCAGTATTTTGTGACCTTTTCAGACTGCGCCATTTCGGGCGTGGTCCGCCGGAGAACAGCTCCGACCCGCGCAAGCAGTTCGCGGGGAACGAAAGGTTTGACGATATAGTCGTCGGCCCCAAGCTCGATACCAAGTATCCGATCTATGTGCTCGCCGCGTGCCGTCAACATGATCAGTGGCGGGCTTCCGATATTACGCAAACGTATGCAGATCGAAAATCCGTCCTCACCGGGAAGGTTCACGTCGAGTAGAATAAGGTCGACCTTTTCTCGTGCCAGAATTTCGTCCATTTCTTTGGCGTCACGGGCGAGCGTCAATTTGAAGCCTTGGTCGGCAAGGTACCTCGATACGAGGAATCCGATCTCTTCATCGTCCTCGACAAGGAGAATGCAATGTTGTTCCACTTGCTTCCTCGGGCTCCTCCGAACGCCGGCCGCGCATCATCAAATCTAGTGCGAGCTATGATGCTTCGTCGCGAAGATAGCTCGATGGTATGTTGAGATCAGGGCGCCATTGTTTCGATTTGTTGCAAGAAATGCGGGCTGCGGACCACAAAGCCGCGCTGAAATTGCCGAAGGCCGTCGTATGGCTGTGGTTTCACAAAGGCGATGATCGTTCGTTCGTAGATCGACCTGCACGATCCCTCCACGCTTGATCCAGGACAAAGTCGAGCTCCTGAGCCAATATTTTGGACTTTGTGTCTGGGCTTGCACCCCAGAATTCATGTCCTCCTTCAAATACGGACAAGAAAGATCGCACCCGACAGCGATTTAGCGCGTGAAACAGCATCAGCGACTGGGACAGTGGCGCCAGTCGATCTCTGGTCCCATGAGAAATAAATATCGGTGAGGTCGCGGCGCGAACTGAGGCGACTGGCGAAAGCGTCGCCGCATTGCTCAACGAGGCTTCGCTCTCACGGGGGAATAAACGCGAAAAAAGAAGCTTATAGCCCGGCATATCCGGCGTGAGCTGAAATAGCCCGAAATTGTCCACAGCACACGACACCTTCGGCGAGATCCCGGCCAATTCGCGAGCAAGAGCGTCGGGAAAAATCCTACTTTCGACGGCGAGCCAGACGGCGAGCTGCCCGCCGGCGGAATGTCCATACGCGCATATGCGGGCAGGGTTGATGTTCAGTCCATCGGAATTCGCTCGAAGCCAGCGCACAGCAAGCTGAACATCGATGAGCTGAGCCGGCCAACCGTTTTCCGGACGCCCATCAGCAAGGCGATACCCCGCCGAGGCGGCCAATACACCATGCGCAGCGAAATACCGGCAGTGCCAAGCCATATCGCTTTTGTCGCCGCCGGACCAGCCGCCGCCGTGGATCAACAATACAGCGGCGGTCGGAGTAGCGGAAGGGGCGGGCAGGCACAGATCGAGACGATGCTGCTCACGAGGGCCGTAAGCAACATTGAGGAACTCCTCGCTTCGGCTTTTCCCCCCGGAGGCGAGGGCGACGAAAATCAGTGCGGCTGCGGCAATCGCGAATCCAACGCGCGCGCGTATCAATCTGAAGACGGCGGAGCGAATCCAGAACGTGAGCATTTCCGTGCGCAAGCCTCAGCTCCCCTTCATGAAGATCACAGCAGCGGAAGAGACTGCGAAACCCAAGCAAATTGGGCTCCATTATCTCGGTCTCGGATTGCGACACGGTGTCTGGATTGAAACAAAAGGTTTTCAAATTGTGTCTTTTCCCGGACGGAGCGAAATCGGGTTGATCCGAAGCCAGAACAGGTGAGGTGAAAGTCGCCGGCCAACGACTTTGGCGCCGGGGCGGCATTATTCCGTTACGGGGCGGCGGCATCTCCTGGAATCGTGAGCGGCGTTTTCCGTTAAAGACGTGGTTCGTCGGAGTTTGCGCGGTGCATCGGCGAAAGGGCTCCGCGAAAATTGGACTCTCACGCCACACCGACC
This genomic window from Methylosinus sp. H3A contains:
- a CDS encoding HlyD family efflux transporter periplasmic adaptor subunit — protein: MSGIVEQVHVRVGEEIAAGAPLFKIEGRDIEAQLLARKSAIGAYEAKVAEAEAILGDYRSQLKNVERITDKRALAAEEFEKRKANVAIYSAKLTQAKADLVNARAQADESQVAIERRLVRAPISGQILQVNVRPGEFAAAAKNSTALMVIGETKRLNVRVDIDENDAWRFHAGEPARAFIRGNRDLFTDLVFETVEPYIRPKTSLTGASNERVDTRVLQVLYSFPRGAMPAFVGQQVEVFIHAPSRSSVPATSEPRSAPPGKTSAGIAGSQP
- a CDS encoding ABC transporter ATP-binding protein, with translation MNAASDQPIAVRCRDLIKYFGEGEGRIAALRGVDLDVRFGELFMLVGPSGCGKTTLLSIIASVIDSDAGECVVLGRDLALLSPAEKARLRREDIGFVFQSYNLIASLSVAENVAIPLLLNRRPREEALAAAERILARLGLGGRGSSRPTDLSGGQQQRVAIARALVHEPRILLCDEPTSALDAKSGDELLRMFREIALETDRALIIVTHDNRIFKYADRIAEMEDGIVKSLRRSATMADDPSESLLA
- a CDS encoding ABC transporter permease, which translates into the protein MYRLALIMLVNERGKYLGIIAALSFTAFMMAQQPAIFFGILSRTTAVITELPVVDLWVMDANVENVDDPKPLPDTQLYLVKGVSGVAWAVPFYRGSIKARLPDGNFIACQLVGIDDVTLIGGPAKISAGRLADLRISDGVLVDEASAYGRLAQTATGEQRPPFGVGSTLELNDNRASIVGLHQATPSFQSQPIIYTTYSRVKIFQSSERKLLSFVLVKLKKPEDAQRVVAEIRKRTGLAAYTSEEFRSLSTRYFLFRTGIFINFAISAAIAFLIGGGIAGQTFYNFTLDHLRYFGVLKAMGASNRLLLGMIALQSLTAGVIGFGLGIGAVTFFGTFIQDSRFAFEINNWIVSASGAAIITVSLLAALLSARPVLRLEPATVFRG
- a CDS encoding outer membrane protein, with the translated sequence MLVAFGAICGGARAADLPSHTLAPAYSIPPVLTWSGFYIGANVGGGAPASRGTGGVIGGGQIGYNYQFLPTFVVGLETDIQGSSVGGDAGSPPFGSPPGGVGSRGVDWFGTVRGRVGTTVINPALLVYGTGGFAYGGSSGAQTGWTSGGGVEWAFASNWSAKVEYLYVDLSGEASFGPHRHGDQAFHVIRAGLDYRFDPFAPLPKSF
- a CDS encoding glycosyltransferase: MSVNDRYSIHRFNPATADTFATLSGRTIAVVHPAWHSCGTHQVLASQIRAYRSLGARVISIALMDAVTPSIGCDTRWNDYRANSHDLAVNEKYETSARISDFFKSTLLKDGWWPLIHGDQATWLVELAKCAPLPDRLGMDAIDLIHANHFFVLPLVERIRGERRIPVVLDTHDIQARQYELRNRAGFFIPPYVRYDDMLAVELEWMRRADVCIHINAEEYATFFRLLPSARHELIYPSVAPVSACANGNQAILVASNNAANYFSIRWFLQEVVPLATKTPISIFGDIDEGMKSGDRPLYEKHRRLFKGRVADIQAAYADAAVVLLPTREGHGLSIKTLEALSSGLPLVATSQAFRGMGIDPARLGNVFVADSPAEFAAAMLSIREARDPRTSDTRALYQERFSSDGYAARLGVVACKLISEGQSRRPRARGVSLRQQRTENDTQKQIETDRP
- a CDS encoding ATP-binding protein, whose protein sequence is MAILLLSEPAPGDPRDQDAAVVVAAVTALDAASPKDRLAIAAALNANLPGFRLALTELDRAIQTGTRPAYFQSRLPEGVTIIVADAGDQKKSFGFLHDGQGIVLDTLPLTPGFDRFALVTIGFVAISLFVFSLWAAISLTRPLTNFANVVEGFGLDSVPAQLPEAGPEEVRKATRAFNRMQRRIAEMAAQRTRMLAAVSHDLRTPITRMRLRAEYLETGDTKAKLVRDLDQMEAMVCGCLTYLRGGAQQEMVVLDLASLLQPVVDQFTDLGSIVRYNERSHISVRGNPDDLDRAFSNLLDNAVKYAENPEIELFERDGDAVVEVSDRGPGIPSDQREAMLEPFERGCADTTAHAEEGFGLGLAIARAIVEAHGGRLVLDERVGGGLIARVSLPKIDIETR
- a CDS encoding response regulator, producing the protein MEQHCILLVEDDEEIGFLVSRYLADQGFKLTLARDAKEMDEILAREKVDLILLDVNLPGEDGFSICIRLRNIGSPPLIMLTARGEHIDRILGIELGADDYIVKPFVPRELLARVGAVLRRTTPEMAQSEKVTKYCFSGFVLDIAARRLIGPREVRVILTSAEFELLLTFCRRPGKVFSREELKAASATDRSVDILISRLRQKIEDDPRDPALIQTVRSFGYTFTAKVSVQ
- a CDS encoding alpha/beta hydrolase; the protein is MRTEMLTFWIRSAVFRLIRARVGFAIAAAALIFVALASGGKSRSEEFLNVAYGPREQHRLDLCLPAPSATPTAAVLLIHGGGWSGGDKSDMAWHCRYFAAHGVLAASAGYRLADGRPENGWPAQLIDVQLAVRWLRANSDGLNINPARICAYGHSAGGQLAVWLAVESRIFPDALARELAGISPKVSCAVDNFGLFQLTPDMPGYKLLFSRLFPRESEASLSNAATLSPVASVRAATSPIFISHGTRDRLAPLSQSLMLFHALNRCRVRSFLSVFEGGHEFWGASPDTKSKILAQELDFVLDQAWRDRAGRSTNERSSPL